One part of the Thermodesulfovibrio sp. 3462-1 genome encodes these proteins:
- the smpB gene encoding SsrA-binding protein SmpB yields MSIKIVCQNKKAYADYFIDETIEAGIVLTGTEVKSLRQGKANLKDSYVIIKDGEAWLLNCHISPYSHGNIYNHDPLRTRKLLLHKKEIERLRGKIQQRGYTLIPLKIYFKGPYVKVEIALARGRKKYEKRDIIKKKEAQREIERTLKNK; encoded by the coding sequence ATGTCAATAAAAATCGTCTGCCAGAATAAAAAAGCCTATGCTGACTATTTTATTGATGAAACAATTGAAGCTGGAATTGTTCTTACAGGAACTGAGGTAAAGTCTTTAAGACAGGGAAAAGCAAATCTTAAAGATAGTTATGTAATTATAAAAGATGGTGAAGCCTGGCTCCTTAACTGTCACATAAGTCCTTACAGTCATGGCAACATTTACAATCATGATCCGTTGAGAACGAGAAAATTACTGCTTCATAAAAAAGAGATTGAAAGACTGAGAGGCAAAATCCAGCAACGTGGTTACACTCTTATCCCATTAAAGATATACTTCAAAGGTCCCTATGTAAAGGTTGAAATAGCCCTTGCAAGAGGTAGAAAAAAATATGAAAAAAGAGATATAATTAAGAAAAAAGAAGCTCAAAGAGAAATTGAACGTACTCTTAAAAATAAATGA
- a CDS encoding DUF3782 domain-containing protein: protein MQTKLTKEEIKRIIITELPKLLKRDALTREYISSLFKEKFADKKQTEDRFEKLLKELQEQRQEWNKRFEQTQAEWNKKWEENEKKWAEWNKRFEQTQAEWNKKWEENEKKWAEWNKRFEQTQAEWNKKWEENEKKWAEWNKRFEQTQAEWNKRWEENQKVINSILEEIKLLHRKHDTTIGALGARWGFRAEASFRDAIKGILEESFPVKVQKYLAKDEEGMVFGRPDQIELDLIVKDGEVIVAEIKSSISKGDVATFLRKVRFYEQKEGVKLSRKLLISPMIDNAAKEFALSSGIEVYGYPEEVEFKEIQSSN from the coding sequence ATGCAAACAAAGCTTACAAAAGAGGAAATAAAGAGGATAATTATTACAGAGCTTCCTAAACTACTTAAGAGGGATGCTCTAACAAGGGAGTATATATCATCACTTTTTAAAGAGAAGTTTGCTGACAAAAAGCAGACTGAGGACAGATTTGAAAAACTGCTAAAAGAATTGCAGGAACAAAGACAGGAATGGAACAAGAGATTTGAACAAACCCAGGCTGAATGGAATAAAAAGTGGGAAGAAAATGAAAAAAAATGGGCTGAATGGAACAAGAGATTTGAACAAACCCAGGCTGAATGGAACAAAAAGTGGGAAGAAAATGAAAAAAAATGGGCTGAATGGAACAAGAGATTTGAACAAACCCAGGCTGAATGGAATAAAAAGTGGGAAGAAAATGAAAAAAAATGGGCTGAATGGAACAAGAGATTTGAACAAACCCAGGCTGAATGGAACAAACGCTGGGAGGAGAATCAGAAAGTTATAAATTCTATACTTGAAGAAATAAAGCTTCTTCACAGAAAGCATGACACCACCATAGGTGCACTTGGTGCAAGATGGGGATTTAGGGCAGAAGCTTCATTTAGAGATGCAATAAAAGGAATACTTGAGGAAAGCTTTCCTGTAAAAGTGCAAAAGTATTTAGCAAAAGATGAGGAAGGAATGGTTTTTGGAAGGCCAGACCAGATAGAGCTTGACCTTATAGTGAAAGATGGAGAGGTAATAGTGGCAGAGATAAAGTCATCCATAAGCAAAGGTGATGTAGCCACATTTTTAAGGAAAGTAAGATTTTACGAGCAAAAGGAAGGGGTAAAGTTAAGCAGAAAGCTATTGATTTCACCTATGATAGATAATGCAGCGAAAGAGTTTGCCTTAAGCTCTGGCATAGAGGTATATGGATATCCAGAGGAAGTAGAGTTTAAAGAGATACAGTCATCCAATTAG
- a CDS encoding 2-oxoacid:acceptor oxidoreductase family protein, with the protein MMDYTIKIGGEAGQGIQTVGDTLSHIFAHAGYHVFTHQDYESRIRGGHNFYQIRISDKPVTASRSKVDIIVALDKESIIEHEKELSPQAHVLYDSTFIKKKYDKPNFLDFPLFELAQTHGGSKIMANTVAVGAVIGMLGMNPEIMYEIVKKTFKKKGQQFNPLTMAIALNCSFVARAFAGDIDHLKYIIKEAVNHKGFAVVDILQPCVSFNKINTFEWYRQRIYKLEKDYDPTDRIRAFEKSLEWGDRIPLGVIYKTERLTTMLPVKIGFFIE; encoded by the coding sequence ATGATGGATTACACCATAAAAATAGGTGGAGAAGCAGGGCAGGGTATCCAGACAGTGGGGGATACCCTGTCCCATATATTTGCTCATGCAGGTTATCATGTATTCACCCATCAGGACTATGAATCCCGCATAAGAGGCGGACATAATTTTTATCAGATTAGAATCTCCGATAAACCTGTAACAGCTTCCAGAAGCAAGGTTGATATAATTGTTGCCCTTGATAAAGAAAGCATCATAGAGCATGAAAAGGAACTAAGTCCACAGGCACATGTTCTTTATGACTCCACTTTTATCAAGAAAAAGTATGATAAACCCAATTTTTTAGATTTTCCTCTTTTTGAGCTTGCCCAAACTCATGGCGGAAGCAAGATCATGGCAAACACTGTAGCAGTAGGTGCTGTTATTGGTATGCTTGGTATGAATCCTGAAATTATGTATGAGATTGTAAAGAAAACTTTTAAGAAAAAGGGACAGCAGTTTAATCCTTTAACAATGGCAATTGCTTTAAACTGTAGCTTCGTTGCAAGAGCCTTTGCAGGAGACATAGATCATCTGAAATACATAATAAAAGAAGCGGTCAATCATAAAGGCTTTGCAGTTGTTGATATTCTTCAGCCCTGTGTGAGCTTTAATAAAATTAATACCTTTGAATGGTATCGTCAGAGAATATATAAACTTGAAAAGGACTATGATCCAACTGATAGAATAAGAGCCTTTGAAAAATCCCTTGAATGGGGTGATCGTATTCCCTTAGGCGTTATTTATAAAACAGAAAGACTTACAACAATGCTTCCTGTAAAAATTGGTTTTTTCATAGAATAA
- a CDS encoding Fe-Mn family superoxide dismutase has translation MSYEAKDYSKLIGMQGFSEILLKNHFTLYQGYVTNTNKVIDTLKAMLNDGKTTTPEYAELKRRLGWEWNGARLHELYFENLGGDGVLPQNGKLAKLINENFGSFENWLKDFKATGTMRGIGWVVLYQDTLTGKLFNFWINEHDTGHPSGCNPLLIMDVFEHAFMIDYGLKRAEYIEAFFKNINWQEVEKRIK, from the coding sequence ATGTCCTATGAGGCAAAGGATTATTCAAAATTAATTGGCATGCAGGGTTTTAGTGAAATACTTCTCAAAAATCATTTCACCTTGTATCAGGGTTATGTAACAAATACAAACAAAGTTATTGATACTCTCAAAGCAATGCTAAATGATGGTAAAACAACAACACCAGAGTATGCAGAACTCAAAAGAAGGCTTGGATGGGAGTGGAATGGAGCAAGGCTTCATGAGCTTTATTTTGAAAATCTCGGTGGAGACGGTGTATTACCTCAGAATGGCAAGTTGGCAAAACTTATAAATGAAAACTTTGGCAGCTTTGAAAACTGGCTTAAAGACTTCAAAGCAACAGGAACAATGCGTGGAATTGGATGGGTAGTTCTGTATCAGGATACTTTAACAGGGAAATTATTTAATTTCTGGATTAATGAGCACGATACAGGACATCCATCAGGTTGCAATCCTCTTCTTATTATGGATGTTTTTGAACATGCTTTTATGATTGACTATGGTCTTAAGCGCGCAGAGTATATTGAAGCGTTCTTTAAAAATATTAACTGGCAGGAAGTAGAAAAAAGAATAAAATAG
- a CDS encoding copper-translocating P-type ATPase: MLELKARSKTAAAIKALLGLAPKTARIIKDGIEEDIPVDHVKIGDLIRIRPGEKIPVDGIVIEGKSYVDESMITGESIPVYKEKGDRVIAATVNGTGMLIIKAEKVGADTLLSQIVRMVSEAQRSRAPVQKLADIVAAYFVQIVVAVAIITFIVWAWLGPEPKMTHAIINAVAVLIIACPCALGLATPVSIMVAMGKGATMGVLFKNAEAIELMKKVDTVVVDKTGTLTVGKPELVEIVPVQGFKEDEILYFAASLERSSEHPFASAIVRAAQERNIKLTDVMDFESITGKGLIGRIDGYRIIVGNHKLLDDLGIDFSELSKKADSLRAEGATVIYVAIDEKVMGVLAVADSIKQTTAQAIDALHKEGIRIFMVTGDNKITAQAVAKKLNIDEVIAEVLPAEKAQIVKKLQQEGRIVAMAGDGINDAPALAQADVGIAMGTGTDVAMQSADVTLVKGDLMGIVRARRLSRATMRNIKQNLFWAFIYNTIGVPIAAGVLYPFFGILLSPVLAAAAMSFSSVSVVGNALRLKKLKI, from the coding sequence GTGCTTGAATTAAAGGCAAGAAGTAAAACAGCAGCTGCCATAAAGGCACTTCTTGGACTTGCTCCAAAAACTGCCAGGATAATAAAAGATGGTATTGAAGAAGATATCCCTGTGGATCATGTAAAAATAGGAGATTTAATTCGCATTCGTCCGGGAGAAAAGATACCTGTTGATGGAATTGTAATTGAAGGAAAAAGTTATGTTGATGAATCAATGATTACAGGAGAATCAATACCTGTATATAAAGAAAAAGGAGACCGTGTAATTGCTGCAACTGTAAATGGAACAGGTATGCTTATAATTAAAGCAGAAAAAGTTGGAGCTGATACTTTACTTTCACAGATTGTTCGAATGGTTTCTGAAGCGCAGAGAAGTCGAGCACCTGTGCAAAAACTTGCAGACATTGTGGCAGCATATTTTGTTCAGATAGTTGTAGCAGTGGCAATCATTACATTTATTGTTTGGGCATGGCTTGGTCCTGAACCCAAAATGACACATGCAATTATCAATGCAGTGGCAGTCTTAATTATTGCCTGTCCTTGTGCTCTTGGACTTGCCACACCTGTATCAATAATGGTTGCTATGGGAAAAGGTGCAACAATGGGAGTGCTATTTAAAAACGCAGAAGCAATTGAGCTAATGAAAAAGGTTGACACTGTTGTGGTTGACAAGACAGGTACACTCACAGTTGGGAAACCAGAGCTTGTGGAGATAGTTCCTGTTCAGGGTTTTAAAGAAGATGAAATACTCTACTTTGCTGCAAGCCTTGAAAGGAGTAGTGAACATCCTTTTGCTTCAGCAATTGTCAGGGCTGCTCAGGAAAGAAATATAAAACTTACTGATGTGATGGATTTTGAATCTATAACAGGCAAAGGATTAATCGGAAGAATTGATGGTTACAGAATTATTGTTGGTAATCATAAACTCCTTGATGACCTTGGTATTGACTTTTCTGAACTTTCAAAGAAAGCAGATAGCCTTCGTGCTGAAGGTGCAACTGTAATTTATGTTGCTATAGATGAGAAAGTAATGGGAGTTCTTGCAGTGGCAGATTCAATAAAACAGACCACTGCTCAGGCAATTGATGCCCTTCATAAAGAAGGTATTCGCATATTTATGGTAACAGGAGACAATAAAATAACTGCACAGGCAGTGGCAAAGAAACTTAACATTGACGAAGTAATTGCAGAGGTATTACCTGCAGAAAAGGCTCAGATTGTGAAAAAACTGCAGCAAGAAGGAAGAATAGTTGCAATGGCAGGAGATGGTATAAATGACGCACCAGCTCTTGCACAGGCAGATGTTGGTATTGCCATGGGAACAGGCACAGATGTAGCAATGCAAAGCGCTGATGTGACTCTTGTAAAAGGTGATTTAATGGGAATTGTTCGAGCAAGGCGACTTAGCAGAGCAACAATGCGCAACATAAAACAAAATCTCTTTTGGGCATTCATATATAACACCATTGGAGTGCCTATTGCAGCTGGAGTTCTCTATCCATTTTTTGGCATTCTTCTAAGTCCCGTATTGGCAGCAGCTGCCATGAGTTTCAGTTCTGTATCAGTTGTTGGAAATGCTTTGAGGCTTAAGAAATTAAAGATTTAA